A window of the Dongshaea marina genome harbors these coding sequences:
- a CDS encoding late competence development ComFB family protein, translated as MKLDVDIHNLYEQLVVQHVHDIELDEIKDPEYLADLCCITLNILTPRYIRDDVDAFSHLSDEDFLMMQAKVAEAVEKARAQLVDDKRQEQRDRD; from the coding sequence ATGAAGCTAGATGTTGATATTCATAACCTATATGAACAGTTGGTGGTTCAGCATGTGCATGATATTGAGCTTGATGAGATCAAAGATCCGGAGTATCTGGCGGATCTGTGCTGCATTACCCTGAATATCCTTACCCCGCGTTATATTCGCGATGATGTCGATGCTTTTTCTCATCTGAGTGATGAGGATTTTCTGATGATGCAGGCCAAGGTGGCCGAGGCTGTTGAGAAGGCCCGGGCACAACTGGTGGATGATAAGCGTCAGGAGCAGCGCGACAGAGACTGA
- a CDS encoding undecaprenyl-diphosphate phosphatase: MGHFEAFSLALIQGLTEFLPISSSAHLILPSQLLGWEDQGLAFDVAVHLGTLLAVILYFRKELIILLKAWLGSIFKRQHNQDSRLAWMIVLATIPACIFGLLMKDIIELYLRSAWVIAATTIVFGLLLWWADKKGSRSKDEHQVCWKQALYIGIAQALAVIPGTSRSGITMTAGLQLGLTREAAARFSFLMSIPIILLAGSYLGLKLFTQAAPINYSFFGIGMLVSFVSAYACIHLFLKWVTRVGMLPFVIYRLLLGAGLVVFLLI, encoded by the coding sequence ATGGGCCACTTTGAGGCATTTTCGTTAGCGTTGATTCAGGGATTGACCGAGTTTCTTCCCATCTCAAGCTCCGCCCACCTGATCCTGCCCTCACAGCTTCTTGGGTGGGAAGATCAGGGGCTGGCCTTTGATGTAGCCGTTCACCTGGGTACCCTACTGGCTGTCATTCTCTATTTTCGAAAAGAACTCATCATCCTGCTCAAGGCCTGGCTGGGATCCATTTTTAAGAGACAGCACAACCAGGACTCACGACTTGCCTGGATGATAGTGCTGGCCACCATCCCTGCCTGTATATTTGGTCTGCTGATGAAGGATATCATTGAGCTCTATTTGCGCTCAGCCTGGGTAATCGCCGCCACCACTATAGTGTTTGGACTCCTGCTATGGTGGGCCGATAAAAAGGGCAGCCGCAGTAAAGATGAGCATCAGGTCTGCTGGAAGCAGGCTCTCTATATAGGGATTGCCCAAGCACTGGCCGTGATCCCCGGCACCTCACGCTCCGGGATCACCATGACTGCCGGCCTGCAACTGGGGCTGACCCGGGAGGCGGCGGCACGCTTTTCATTTTTGATGTCGATTCCGATCATCTTGCTGGCCGGAAGCTACCTTGGCCTTAAACTCTTTACCCAGGCTGCTCCCATCAACTACTCCTTTTTTGGCATCGGGATGTTGGTCTCATTTGTCAGCGCCTACGCCTGTATCCATCTCTTTTTGAAATGGGTGACCCGGGTGGGAATGCTGCCCTTTGTGATCTATCGATTGCTGCTGGGAGCTGGACTGGTGGTGTTTTTGCTGATCTGA
- a CDS encoding DUF3369 domain-containing protein, with product MVDDDISPTDKMSDSSAQSDTDERWKILVVDDEVDIHHLTRMVIKNKVFFGKGLELLEANSGQEARELLRQHSDIALILLDVVMETEHEGLEVARYTREDLNNRLTRIILRTGQPGITPEVDTVIHYDINDYKQKSELTAERLIVSIYTALRCYRDMKAIEDTKEHLKQLIYSTSEIYHEQAMQRFTKDVLEQLLAQLQK from the coding sequence ATGGTCGATGATGATATCTCACCCACTGACAAGATGAGTGATAGCTCTGCCCAGAGCGATACTGATGAGCGCTGGAAGATCCTGGTGGTCGATGATGAGGTTGATATTCACCACCTTACCCGGATGGTGATTAAAAATAAGGTGTTTTTCGGTAAGGGGCTTGAGCTGTTAGAGGCAAACTCTGGACAAGAGGCCCGTGAGCTTCTCAGGCAACACTCCGACATCGCCTTAATCTTGTTGGATGTGGTGATGGAAACCGAACATGAGGGGCTGGAGGTTGCCCGATATACCCGTGAAGATCTCAATAACAGATTAACCCGGATCATACTGCGTACCGGTCAGCCCGGGATCACCCCCGAGGTGGATACAGTGATCCACTACGATATCAATGACTACAAGCAAAAATCTGAGCTGACTGCGGAAAGGTTGATTGTCTCCATCTATACCGCGCTGCGCTGTTATCGGGATATGAAGGCGATTGAGGATACCAAGGAGCATCTCAAGCAGCTCATCTATTCGACCAGTGAGATCTATCATGAGCAGGCGATGCAGCGCTTTACTAAGGATGTACTGGAGCAGCTGCTAGCTCAGCTTCAGAAGTAA